From a region of the Triticum aestivum cultivar Chinese Spring chromosome 7D, IWGSC CS RefSeq v2.1, whole genome shotgun sequence genome:
- the LOC123164230 gene encoding probable calcium-binding protein CML8 isoform X1, protein MTSYFRGQRQEPSSDDPRPGYRRDRGGRKRLTAQKRKEIKEAFDLFDTDGSGTIDARELNVAMRALGFEMTPEQIQQMIAEVDKDGSGTIDLDEFIHMMTDKMGERDARDELHKAFRIIDQDANGKISDMDIQRLAIEAGEHFTLDEVREMIQAADENGDGEVDMEEFMKMMKRTGFGAGF, encoded by the exons ATG ACGAGCTACTTCAGAGGGCAGCGGCAGGAGCCTTCTTCTGATGATCCCCGGCCCGGTTACCGGAGGGACAGGGGCGGCCGCAAGCGCCTGACGGCGCAGAAGAGGAAGGAGATCAAGGAGGCCTTCGATCTCTTCGACACCGACGGCTCCGGCACCATCGATGCAAGGGAGCTCAACGTCGCAATGAG AGCGCTGGGGTTTGAGATGACGCCGGAGCAGATCCAGCAGATGATCGCGGAGGTGGACAAGGACGGCAGCGGGAccatcgacctggacgagttcatACACATGATGACGGACAAGATGGGCGAGAGGGACGCCAGGGACGAGCTCCACAAGGCCTTCCGGATCATCGACCAGGACGCCAAC GGGAAGATATCGGATATGGACATCCAGCGGCTGGCCATCGAGGCCGGCGAGCACTTCACGCTCGACGAGGTCAGAGAGATGATCCAGGCCGCCGACGAAAACG GTGACGGCGAGGTCGACATGGAGGAGTTCATGAAGATGATGAAGCGGACGGGCTTCGGCGCCGGATTCTAG
- the LOC123164230 gene encoding psbP domain-containing protein 5, chloroplastic isoform X2 — translation MAAALLSPASPLPRSSSAAHPRSKGAAGAAWCAPPSRRRAVSCSCAPDSWSRGLERRQLVLSGLACSFAIVLPISVVESCAAAAEVDDDGVKMAMLVDETNAYSFLYPVQLPGKKTSFRWVESRKSERYSSAAPLSPDARQRIVSERLDMINNAVISVSIGPPSSRFLPSKDKKTWAAKDVADCVLSDKSSLKVTTSQRMAESSVLDAHTTDVDGEPYWYYEYIVRKSPTKSDGFVHSPFFSLGFLYSLNASTLSKQWESTSYFRGQRQEPSSDDPRPGYRRDRGGRKRLTAQKRKEIKEAFDLFDTDGSGTIDARELNVAMRALGFEMTPEQIQQMIAEVDKDGSGTIDLDEFIHMMTDKMGERDARDELHKAFRIIDQDANGKISDMDIQRLAIEAGEHFTLDEVREMIQAADENGDGEVDMEEFMKMMKRTGFGAGF, via the exons atggcggcggcgcttCTCTccccggcctcccccctcccccgctcctcctccgcGGCCCACCCCAG GAGCAAGGGCGCGGCTGGTGCAGCATGGTGCGCTCCGCCGTCCAGGAGGAGGGCGGTCTCGTGCTCGTGCGCGCCCGATTCGTGGAGCCGCGGGCTGGAGCGGAGGCAGCTCGTGCTGTCCGGCCTCGCCTGCTCCTTTGCAATCGTCCTCCCGATTTCAG TAGTAGAATCGTGTGCTGCTGCTgccgaggtggacgacgacggcgTGAAGATGGCCATGCTGGTAGACGAGACCAACGCCTACTCTTTTCTTTACCCGGTTCAGCTGCCAGGGAAGAAAACCTCCTTCAGATG GGTAGAGTCGAGGAAATCGGAGCGATATTCCTCTGCGGCGCCACTATCTC ctGATGCACGGCAACGCATCGTATCGGAGCGCCTTGACATGATCAACAATGCTGTCATCTCAGTCTCG ATTGGGCCACCAAGTTCACGCTTTCTACCTTCGAAAGACAAGAAAACTTGGGCTGCAAAAGATGTTGCTGATTGCGTTCTGTCTGACAAATCTTCATTG AAGGTAACGACAAGCCAGCGAATGGCGGAGAGTTCCGTCCTTGATGCACACACTACAGAT GTTGATGGAGAGCCATACTGGTATTATGAATATATTGTTCGGAAATCACCAACAAAATCT GATGGCTTTGTACACTCCCCTTTCTTTTCACTAGGTTTCCTCTACTCGTTAAATGCCTCCACTCTCAGCAAGCAGTGGGAATCT ACGAGCTACTTCAGAGGGCAGCGGCAGGAGCCTTCTTCTGATGATCCCCGGCCCGGTTACCGGAGGGACAGGGGCGGCCGCAAGCGCCTGACGGCGCAGAAGAGGAAGGAGATCAAGGAGGCCTTCGATCTCTTCGACACCGACGGCTCCGGCACCATCGATGCAAGGGAGCTCAACGTCGCAATGAG AGCGCTGGGGTTTGAGATGACGCCGGAGCAGATCCAGCAGATGATCGCGGAGGTGGACAAGGACGGCAGCGGGAccatcgacctggacgagttcatACACATGATGACGGACAAGATGGGCGAGAGGGACGCCAGGGACGAGCTCCACAAGGCCTTCCGGATCATCGACCAGGACGCCAAC GGGAAGATATCGGATATGGACATCCAGCGGCTGGCCATCGAGGCCGGCGAGCACTTCACGCTCGACGAGGTCAGAGAGATGATCCAGGCCGCCGACGAAAACG GTGACGGCGAGGTCGACATGGAGGAGTTCATGAAGATGATGAAGCGGACGGGCTTCGGCGCCGGATTCTAG
- the LOC123164229 gene encoding red chlorophyll catabolite reductase 1, chloroplastic, which yields MAALSPVAGLTLVEEEQRRTRESFPPATRKRYPDSTARLHAYSTPRTRGDSLAFTLPHLPSLPIQWLETAHLCLLLLFHASSLSARSLAMLLRPEHRLRSPPATAPAPSRASISVSAPARPAVSRLPRGALRLPRAASPLRGKASSAVRASAGPAGMPSVAHREVARAVAGEAEARLGDRLLPSAVPADVAEFRNGDGTALGSLDVRRGAPGSSIDFMLQSSLHCKVPNGAIDITSLFINLNASTDAPHFVMEFIQGSPTSMVVLLDLLPRKDLALHPEYIEKYYGNTEADKQRKIIEELPQARPYLSPSLFVRSAFSPTAVFFTIDCGQGGESVLEEIVHGHLASVVKGLLQIWLGTCAGDTSEVDEGEREIMVKRDRTVRSKSIEVDLTANLPRMFGPDVSGRVIAEIRKAFGVEEA from the exons atggccgccctgTCGCCGGTGGCCGGCCTCACTCTCGTCGAGGAAGAGCAGAGGAGGACACGAGAGAGCTTCCCCCCGGCAACGAGGAAACGTTATCCTGATAGCACGGCACGGTTACACGCCTACTCCACGCCACGGACACGCGGTGACTCGTTGGCATTCACCCTGCCCCACCTTCCTTCTCTGCCCATCCAGTGGCTGGAGACCGCACACCTCTGCTTACTACTCCTATTCCACGCCTCGTCGCTGTCCGCGCGGTCGCTTGCCATGCTGCTCCGGCCAGAGCACCGCCTCCGCTCGCCGCCAGCGACCGCGCCCGCCCCTTCCCGAGCCTCCATTTCCGTCTCCGCGCCGGCGCGCCCTGCCGTCTCCCGCCTCCCTCGCGGCGCGCTCCGGCTCCCCCGCGCGGCTTCTCCGCTCAGGGGCAAAGCGTCGAGCGCCGTGCGCGCGTCGGCCGGACCGGCGGGCATGCCGTCCGTGGCGCACCGGGAGGTGGCGCGGGCCGTGGCGGGAGAGGCGGAGGCGCGGCTGGGCGACCGGCTGCTGCCCTCGGCCGTCCCCGCCGACGTCGCCGAGTTCCGCAACGGCGACGGCACCGCCCTCGGCTCCCTGGACGTGCGCCGCGGCGCGCCCGGCTCCTCG ATCGATTTCATGCTGCAGTCGTCGCTTCACTGCAAAGTCCCGAACGGTGCAATCGACATCACGTCTCTCTTCATTAACCTAAACGCCTCGACGGACGCGCCACATTTCGTCATGGAGTTCATACAGGGCAGCCCAACTTCAATGGTCGTGCTTCTGGACCTGCTGCCACGGAAAGACCTCGCGCTCCACCCGGAGTACATCGAGAAGTACTATGGAAATACTGAGGCGGACAAGCAACGCAAGATCATCGAAGAATTGCCGCAAGCCCGCCCGTACCTTTCGCCGTCCCTCTTCGTGCGCAGCGCATTCTCTCCCACGGCGGTGTTCTTCACCATTGACTGTGGGCAAGGAGGGGAGAGTGTCTTGGAGGAGATAGTGCATGGTCATCTGGCGTCTGTTGTTAAGGGTCTTCTTCAGATATGGCTTGGTACTTGCGCCGGTGACACCTCTGAAGTGGACGAGGGCGAGAGGGAGATCATGGTTAAGAGGGACCGGACTGTAAGATCAAAGTCGATCGAGGTCGACCTGACCGCGAATTTGCCGAGGATGTTTGGCCCCGACGTGTCCGGCCGTGTCATCGCCGAAATTCGTAAGGCCTTTGGGGTGGAGGAGGCCTAG